TATATAATATGTAAATGGATAATGGCTGAGCCTTCTCACTAGGGGATATTGATGTTTTCCTATATGGTGTGTATGCTGTGAAGAATAATGCACATATAATTTTGAAATTGATCCTTACATTGCTATCTGATTCGATGGTGGGAAGGATAATAATTATATGTACCTGATTGGATCGTGAGAAGGACAATTATTATTATATTTGGAAGACATTTCCCAATGAAGAATTCCACACACGATTGATCTTTGTTTGTATGATTCTATTTTTTTACAACTGACTTATTGAATGAacaaattatcataaaactttgtaattttcataattttaaacATATATGTCTTTTCTCTTTTGATTATGGGGCGTAAATTTCACGTGCATATTTACTATTATTTTAAGTGATACAATGCAAATTGATACATTGacattaaatatatataacaataaCATTATTTCTCCTTTGGCTTTTGTGTTGAAATATCCATCTTATCTCAAAATCCTTACTTATGCATTGCTTTTGTAGACCATGATGAGATTGATCATGTGTGAaaaatgtcatgttatcatctACTTCTAATCATATTGTAGAGCATGCACATTATTGGAGGAATTAAATATCAACTGGATAATGATATGGTATAATATATATTGGGGAAATGTGCATCACATGTGCATGGTTACTAAGCATGAACGTCAGTCGGAGGTTGCTGTGAACCTTGTTGAAATATATGAACTTAGCATGAACTTGTTTTCTTTCCCCGTGCACGCATAGAGTTACAATATTAATTTGTATTAGACACATAGATTTTACTTATAATTATATCTAATAAAAAGCATGTGCCACAAATAGCATGATGCAAATCATAGACACGCCAAGCTTTAAAAGTGACcaacataaactttattattATCACCCATGGGATTAGGAATGACAATAAAGCtatgctcttggtaacctacgATGAATTCTCTTATTAGGAGATAGGTATAGAAAAATTTGATTCGTATGAACTTATATGGAGATGGGGATGGAAAGACGCTTCCCATCTTCGCTCCCCGTTATATCCATAATattacacatatacatatttttcttaatatataaatatacaaatattacattatgttgaaaaaataataaattactattattttttaacctATAATATTTAATTCATCTTGTATTAATTACCTTAATACgtatcaataaattacttatttatcatataactatattattaatatatagaaataatcagctataatttaattttatattatattgaAAATTAGATCCTCACAAATATAGAAATAGACTCCCGATTGCTAAATAGAATGAGAATAAGAAAACATTCCCAATGAAAATGAGCCCGTTGACCTGGGACGGGCATTTTGTCGTCCCCTACTGCCGACGCCGCCGTTGAGGCAACGAACCCACGCGCAGCCAACTCCGCAGTCCGCAGTGCCCCCCGCAGCTAACACGGCAAAACCAGCAGCAGCACAAGTCTCAAGATTCGTGCCGCATCAATCACCGCCATCCGCCTTCTCGCCTGTCGCCTAGGGCTACCCCCCTTCCCGTACTCCGACCCGGCACCaaccctcccccgccgccgccgttcccTGCTCATAGGCGGCGCGGCGCCGCCTCCATCGCCTCCTCTATCGGCCCTCGCGTGCGCCCCCGGGTACCCGCGCGCCCCCTCGCGCGGCCGCCGCGTTGTGgggttgcggctagggtttcatgcTTCCCGCGGCCTCCGCAGCCGCCGATGTCGCACCCGGGCAAGTTCGTCTCCGTTAACCTCAACCGATCCTACGGCCAGTCCGCTCCCTCCCACCATGGCGGCCGCCCCtcccgccccgccgccgccgcctcgtctGGCGGCCACGGTGGCGGGGGCATGGTGCTGCTCTCCCGCCCGCGCGGATCCTCCCTCGCGAAGCCGCAGCCACCAAAGCTCTCTGTGCCGCCGCCACTCAACCTCCCGTCGCTCCGCAAGGAGCATGAGCGATTCGATGGCGCGGCTGCCGCCGCTGGCGGCGGGGTCGCCTCGGCTCCGCCCCGATCCGGCGGGACCGCGGCCGGGTGGACCAAGCCCGCCCCAGCCTCTGAGAAGCCTCCCGGCTCGGAGCCGCTTCCTGGCAACGCCGCACGGCCGCCGTCGTACGGGTTCCCGGAGAAAGCATCCGTCTTCTTGCGTGGGGAGGACTTCCCTTCCTTGAAAGCAGCTGtttccccgccgcctccgcaGCCTGCGCAGCGACAGAAGGACGCTGATGGGGTGCGGGCCTCCACACCAGAGTCACGACCGGTGCCCCTCGGAATGCGTCCTCAGGTGACACCCTCGCGTGCCACTGAGCCCCTGGCCTCTGGTGGCGGCACTGGCGCCCGCGCTTCTGCCGAGAGGGCACAAAAGCATGATCTGGGGTCGCTTCCGATGGTCCGGCTTAGGTATGATTCTGACTGGGCTGATGACGAGCGTGACACAGGGCTGAGCCTCCCAGAGCGGGACAGCAGGGAGAGGGGATTTGGCCGGAGTGAGACCATGATCCCAGGGCGCGACCTTTATGGCGCGATGAGGGAGCCCTTCAAAAAGGAGCCGTTTGGGAGAGATGCAGTTGTGACAAATAAAGAGGGCAGGCAGGATGGTCTGTGGCGATCTCCTATGTCAAGCCAACACGATAGAGAGCGAACGGATGGCCTGCCATACAGTGTAGGCAGAGGAAGCAGTGGGCAGTCATATCGGGAATGCATAACTGCTGGTGGTTCCAAGGATTTGTGGAGTAATAGTAGGGAGCCTCCTATGCGTGCCTATGGACAGAACGAGGTAGAACCGTATGGAATCGCACGAGTTGGGGAAACTGCGAGTGAACGTTACGGTAACAGTTCGAATAATTGGCACAAGCCGAGTTCTTTCCAGAACAATGTTGGTTCCAAGGCACAGATTTTTGCTGGTAATAAAGGGCCTTTAATTAATGGGCCAGTGGCAAAATTTGGTAGGGAGAAGCAGCTCACCGGTTCCCCTGCTAAACCTTTAATAGAGGATGGCAGTTTTGATAGCATTTCCACCGCTAACTTGAGTGcgataaagaagaagaaagaagcagCCAAACCAGCTGATTTTCATGACCCGGTAAGGGAGTCATTTGAGGCAGAGCTTGATAGGATCTTGAGGGTACAGGAGCAGGAGCGACAACGGGTAATGGAAGAACAGGCAAGGGCCAGAGAAATTGCTCGGAAgcaagaagaggagagagagaggctgataagagaagaggaggagtgGCAGCGGCTGGTGGAAGAACAGGCAAGACAAGCTGCTTGGCAAGCTGAGCAAGAGAGGCTGGAAGCTGCCAAAAGATCTGAGGAGCAGAGAATTGCCAGGGAGGAGGAAAGGAAGAGGATTGctatggaggaggagcggcgtaGGGAGGCAGCACGTCAAAAGCTCCTAGAATTGGAGGCAAAGATTGCTAGACGACAAGCAGAATCAAGCATTGACGGAGGAAGGGATAGAAAACTATCTTCAGCTGTCAGTGATGAATTGGCTCCTGGAGCCTTAAAGGACAGAGATGTGTCACAGTCTGCTAATTTTGGTGATAGAAGAGATGTTGACAGAATGGATGAGCGCATCAATACCTCTGCACCATTGGAGTCCTCTAGTTTCAATAGGTACAGTGATACAGTTCCAAGGGTGCACACTCTGAGGGATGGGCACTCACCATTTGTTGATAGAGAGCATGCATACTATGGTGCAAGGGCTGCATTCCCAGAACAAGAGAATGTGCATCACAGTCCACGGTGCGACCCTTTTGCTACAAGGAGGGGGAATTTCCCTAAGAAAGATTTTAATGATGGATTTGGGAGTGTGTCCGTTAGGCCATCTTCCAGAGGCCAAACAACTGATTCTCCATGGGCGCTGGAAGATGACCAACATGAAAAGGTTCCAAGGTGGGATGCACCTAGGGAAACTGACCGTTTTGACAAACAATCTGACTTTCACAACGATCTTTTTAACGGCAACAGGTTTGGAGATTCAGCTTGGCTGCCTAGTAGTTCTCATGGAAGCCCCAGTGCTCAACTAGGAGATAGGATGTTTCAGAGTTCTGAGGCTAATGAATTTTCTGCTTTTACTAGACCCCGCTACTCTATGCGGCAACCATATGTTCCCCCACCCCCAACTGTGACCTCAGTGCAGAGAAGTACAATTTGTTCTTCTGCTCAACATCCCAATTCATCCTTCATGGATGGTGGGATGGGAGAGCGTTCCGGTAGAGATGATGAACAAGCTATTCGGGGTCAGTATGGAAGTGCATACCAAGAGGCATCTCACCAGCATGGTGTACCAGCTGATCATATTGCTGTCAATGAACACCAAATTGGGAACAGAGAAAGCCCTGTATTGGGTTCACAATATTCTCTTTCTGTTTCAAGCCCTCCTAGCTCACCTCCACATGTTTCGCATGATGAGATGGATGTTTCTGGCGATTCACCTGCATTACCGACTTCTGCTGATGGTGAGCGAACTGTGATGTCTGACAATGACCATGCAGCTTTGACCTTAGATGCAGCCAACAAAAGCAGAATTGCTGCCTCAAGATCAGTGTCCCACATGGAAGATGATGAATGGTTGAGTGAAAACAATGATGGTAGGCAAAAACAGGATGAATACGATGAAGACGGCGATAGCTACCAGGAAGATGAAATCAATGAAGCTGATGACGAGAATCTTGACTTGGATGATGAGTTCTTAGAGGAGCAGAATACACCTGTAGAACTGGAACCAGTTATACTTGGATTTGATGA
The nucleotide sequence above comes from Phragmites australis chromosome 4, lpPhrAust1.1, whole genome shotgun sequence. Encoded proteins:
- the LOC133915985 gene encoding uncharacterized protein LOC133915985 isoform X4 → MSHPGKFVSVNLNRSYGQSAPSHHGGRPSRPAAAASSGGHGGGGMVLLSRPRGSSLAKPQPPKLSVPPPLNLPSLRKEHERFDGAAAAAGGGVASAPPRSGGTAAGWTKPAPASEKPPGSEPLPGNAARPPSYGFPEKASVFLRGEDFPSLKAAVSPPPPQPAQRQKDADGVRASTPESRPVPLGMRPQVTPSRATEPLASGGGTGARASAERAQKHDLGSLPMVRLRYDSDWADDERDTGLSLPERDSRERGFGRSETMIPGRDLYGAMREPFKKEPFGRDAVVTNKEGRQDGLWRSPMSSQHDRERTDGLPYSVGRGSSGQSYRECITAGGSKDLWSNSREPPMRAYGQNEVEPYGIARVGETASERYGNSSNNWHKPSSFQNNVGSKAQIFAGNKGPLINGPVAKFGREKQLTGSPAKPLIEDGSFDSISTANLSAIKKKKEAAKPADFHDPVRESFEAELDRILRVQEQERQRVMEEQARAREIARKQEEERERLIREEEEWQRLVEEQARQAAWQAEQERLEAAKRSEEQRIAREEERKRIAMEEERRREAARQKLLELEAKIARRQAESSIDGGRDRKLSSAVSDELAPGALKDRDVSQSANFGDRRDVDRMDERINTSAPLESSSFNRYSDTVPRVHTLRDGHSPFVDREHAYYGARAAFPEQENVHHSPRCDPFATRRGNFPKKDFNDGFGSVSVRPSSRGQTTDSPWALEDDQHEKVPRWDAPRETDRFDKQSDFHNDLFNGNRFGDSAWLPSSSHGSPSAQLGDRMFQSSEANEFSAFTRPRYSMRQPYVPPPPTVTSVQRSTICSSAQHPNSSFMDGGMGERSGRDDEQAIRGQYGSAYQEASHQHGVPADHIAVNEHQIGNRESPVLGSQYSLSVSSPPSSPPHVSHDEMDVSGDSPALPTSADGERTVMSDNDHAALTLDAANKSRIAASRSVSHMEDDEWLSENNDGRQKQDEYDEDGDSYQEDEINEADDENLDLDDEFLEEQNTPVELEPVILGFDEGVQVEIPSNIEFELSSMKSTERAVGVNLSSGVAEQENVSGSVVHSDPVTEAEKTLQNLTLDHVNALTDDSNGEPSSSFVAPASSSQLPQSSSTAPIMPSASVVGQNEVPVSLQFGLFTGPPLIPTPVPAIQIGSIQMPIHLHNQVNPSLAQMHPSTAPLYQFGQLSYVRPIAQSARPLLSQAILPAYSSAPAQYTLNQNTSSVLPELVNRDTHQNIPRQAVSSTFIEKSTSPTAKLSLVMDNSDSQYLNAPADNQMAGVEGFHGQVDKHSIGGTTSSVSQAEIQSNCDISLKRNYKPTSNNLESSQFGSEGKALSGPKAPCAVSGGRGRRYGYAVRDINMRSTGSVVEPSHKDSRGFQRRARRNVRRTEFRVRENVENQIQASESFNHGEQNERQYSNGTTRDVSLRNVSRREIDVNKLSRTNEASDQSAGPSFRSTQKAPYERSHGGNKKSRKGAIPEGGATSLQAGTVRVVKQQGIEVPVDADGFIEVRSKKQIMIVRREQREKENRSKMRMAKTPRKHHQVSPQSPGGPIVNKRTALLSGEVAKKVYLDSQGRVADYVEPSVALKGDMASMKPIGPPSTNAETDTNFYAKQPTQSQASSDMVTSSASAKLVTDLSEDNNKGASISTPFNMVSWDNSQINQQVMPLTQTQLEEAMRPANFEQQAGSGFSLESNNALSPTVTTEKAFPSSVSPINSLLAGEKIQFGAVTSPSVLPPVSRTVASGLGAPGSSRPDMKIDRSLPSDNGTDVFFDKEKPSLKEPCPNTEDVEAEAEAAASAVAVAAITTDEGSPADATTASAPDNKSFSSKDLSGLASGDIYRHTDATLLATYACTASTLCPIISATTAASSRGYSYTTVSS